Proteins found in one Aethina tumida isolate Nest 87 chromosome 1, icAetTumi1.1, whole genome shotgun sequence genomic segment:
- the LOC109598002 gene encoding CD109 antigen, with protein sequence MRFKAIGWGSILLITSCLCSAQDLNNPYTDTYNRYDVNNPSTTPNPINPDNPYDPTQDVNRPQNPIENPYAPVNENHNPYGQNDVNGGNPYSQNPYGQDPQYGKGDQYGQDGFDQYGGRSPNVPWRNSPYTPGGRHTSVIREPTYFIVASKMVRPGQLYRVSATVLKEKQPLIVRASIQRNGVEVTADHKEVKEGIPETLLMRIPTTSATGEYKLRIEGLYENILGGSAFANETKLIFSQRSMTIFVQSDKPVYKQGETVRFRTIPINTELKAFNDAVDVFMLDPNGYIMKRWLSRQSNLGTVSLDYQLSDQPVFGQWKIRVIAQGQIEESTFLVEEYYQTRFEVNVTMPAFFLSTDEYIHGVVMANYTSGGPVNGNLTLKATVRPIRPIDLNRMINKTRVRPEDQYSYDRNIYGPTNYNQNYDQNFNRDQNYGNQNYDRNPQYYGRHTNQFGYNNGYDDYNRPLLEKYLNFNEEYPFWMKIADENYYEAIPSLKLFDGVYAFRYPIKELINHLPTLDGMEIVITATVGDRFLDEIIEGFSTARISNSSIKLKFLGDSPQVFKPGMPVTAYIVASFHDGSPLTTEILRRGRLEVSTNIDLRTGGRRDIPIRQIYQMEENNGIWEYKIDLKRELGVTGPKAYEELSQLSSLRVTATFRDEFGGDQATTELLMLAHYSVNDQHIKVITSTITPRVGEYMIFHIRSNYFIEKFNYLIIAKGIVLLTGDQDMNDFVSTMSIALSAEMAPVATMVVWHIGKYGELTVDSLTFPVNGISRNKFKVFINNKKARTGHKVEVAIYGEPGSYVGLSGIDRAFYTMQAGNELTYAKVITKMATFDENTNGTHRHTWMSHEGNPDELVYFPSSTYGIDANRTFEYAGLVVFSDFALPRRPGFCNATLGWGECLNGRCYRLSKRCDFVRDCEDGTDESGCSYDNGTELTNFRKFRFNRIQRQYENVWLWRDVNIGPHGRYIFNIPVPARPVHWMISAFSMSPSLGFGMINKAIEYIGVLPFFINVEMPNICMQGEQVGIRVTVFNYMTDNIEATVVLNGSPDYKFVHVEENGIVRAYNPRTSFGEHQFFVYIKAQDTTIVYIPIVPTRLGDIEVTLHASTLIGKDQVTRKLHVESDGLPQYRHQSMLLDLSNRAYAFQYMHVNVTETPIISYEYDRYYVYGSNKARISIVGDVVGPIFPTMPVNATSLLYLPMDSAEQNMFSFAAIMYTTLYMRYTQQRNRTLHKEAFYNMNLYYQRQLSFMQPDGSFSTFRSDWRQSSSSVWLTAYCARIFQEASFYEWENYIYIDPVVIEKAVNWVLQHQTNEGSFYEPGWLPDRKYNSSMNIEHDTIRHRNITLTAHVLITLESVKDLTSGLSSRVAIASIRAIQWLERNMELIKNKGKPFDIAIVAYALMKTKAAIAEAAFLELSRNARLEGGLMYWGRQQVPQPPYKIENQKPFLLPRLPYEYDSENIEATAYGLMVYVARQEIYVDNIVRWLNTQRLTDGGWASTSDTANAMKALIEYTSAQRIRDISSLSVTIEATSLPGKTQTMYVNDKNRARLQYIDIPNAWGTVKVQAKGTGYAILQMSVQYNVDIEKFQTKPPVPSFDLRTKQYFYGRNQSHITYVSCQRWTHINESERSGLTVLDVTIPTGYIIQQQDLDEYILSRSVRNLQRAKYSERKVLFYFDYLDNEDTCVNFTVERWYPVANMSRYLPIRVYDYYAPERFNETIFDALSSYVLDICQVCGSSQCPYCWIYNTGANLPVPMLTILFTGVLILMRNMRLDNGVII encoded by the exons ATGCGGTTCAAAGCCATAGGATGGGGATCAATTCTACTGATCACAAGCTGCCTGTGTTCGGCACAGGACCTAAACAATCCTTACACCGACACATACAATCGCTACGACGTGAACAATCCTAGCACCACACCCAATCCCATCAATCCGGACAATCCGTACGATCCCACGCAAGATGTGAACCGACCACAAAATCCCATCGAAAACCCTTACGCCCCAGTTAACGAAAACCACAATCCCTATGGACAAAACGATGTCAATGGAGGCAATCCCTACTCGCAAAACCCATACGGACAGGATCCGCAATATGGCAAGGGAGATCAGTATGGTCAGGATGGCTTTGACCAATACGGCGGTAGAAGTCCAAACGTTCCCTGGAGAAATTCACCATATACCCCCGGAGGTAGACATACTTCCGTGATACGAGAACC GACGTATTTCATCGTGGCATCAAAAATGGTGCGTCCCGGCCAATTATACAGAGTGTCAGCTACAGTACTCAAAGAAAAGCAGCCGTTGATCGTGCGTGCCTCGATTCAAAGAAACGGTGTAGAAGTGACTGCTGATCACAAAGAAGTAAAGGAGGGCATACCGGAAACTCTATTGATGAGG ATACCTACGACTAGCGCAACCGGAGAATACAAACTGAGAATTGAAGGATTGTATGAGAATATTCTTGGAGGAAGTGCGTTCGCAAATGAGACCAAACTAATATTCTCTCAAAGGTCCATGACGATTTTCGTTCAGTCTGATAAACCAGTGTACAAACAAGGGGAGACGGTCAGATTCAGAACCATTCCTATTAACACTGAGCTGAAGGCATTCAACGATGCTGTGGATGTATTTATGTTGGATCCTAACGGTTACATTATGAAAAG ATGGTTATCAAGACAATCTAATCTCGGTACAGTAAGTTTGGACTACCAACTGTCTGACCAACCAGTCTTTGGTCAGTGGAAGATTAGAGTTATAGCTCAAGGTCAGATTGAGGAGTCTACTTTCCTTGTAGAAGAGTACTACCAAACCCGTTTCGAAGTCAACGTGACGATGCCCGCATTCTTCCTTTCTACAGACGAATATATTCACGGTGTCGTCATGGCAAACTACACCAGTGGCGGCCCCGTTAATGGAAACTTAACTTTGAAAGCCACCGTACGACCCATCAGACCGATTGATCTCAACAGAATGATCAATAAAACACGGGTGCGACCGGAAGATCAGTACAGCTACGACAGAAACATTTACGGTCCAAcgaattataatcaaaattacgaTCAAAATTTCAACAGAGATCAAAATTACGGAAATCAAAACTATGATCGCAATCCTCAATATTACGGAAGACACACGAACCAGTTCGGATATAATAACGGCTACGACGATTATAACCGACCCTTACTCGAGAAATACTTAAACTTCAACGAAGAGTATCCATTCTGGATGAAGATTGCCGATGAGAACTATTACGAAGCGATACCCAGTCTAAAACTCTTCGACGGGGTGTACGCCTTCAGATATCCAATTAAAGAGCTCATCAACCATTTACCAACGTTGGATGGTATGGAAATTGTGATCACCGCAACAGTCGGCGACAGATTTTTGGATGAGATTATTGAAGGCTTCTCGACCGCTCGCATATCAAACTCATCTATAAAGCTGAAATTTTTGGGAGATTCGCCGCAAGTTTTTAAACCTGGAATGCCTGTGACTGCATATATTGTTGCATCTTTCCATGACGGTTCACCGTTGACCACCGAAATACTCCGGAGGGGTAGATTAGAAGTTTCCACGAACATTGACCTGCGCACTGGTGGCAGGAGGGACATCCCCATCAGgcaaatatatcaaatggAGGAGAACAACGGAATTTGGGAATACAAGATTGATTTGAAACGTGAATTGGGCGTGACGGGTCCGAAAGCTTACGAAGAATTAAGTCAGCTTAGTTCACTACGTGTCACTGCTACGTTTAGAGACGAGTTCGGTGGTGACCAAGCAACCACAGAACTGCTCATGCTTGCGCACTACAGTGTGAACGACCAGCACATTAAAGTCATAACAAGTACCATTACGCCAAGGGTTGGTGAATACATGATCTTCCATATAAGAAGTAATTACTTCATAGAGAAAttcaattacttaattattgcTAAGGGAATTGTGCTATTGACCGGGGATCAAGATATGAACGATTTTGTAAGCACCATGTCGATCGCCTTGAGTGCCGAAATGGCCCCAGTTGCTACTATGGTTGTTTGGCACATCGGAAAATACGGAGAATTGACCGTGGACAGTTTAACGTTCCCTGTTAACGGCATTAGTAGAAATAAG TTCAAggtgtttataaacaataagaaaGCCCGTACGGGTCACAAAGTGGAAGTAGCAATTTACGGAGAGCCGGGTTCTTACGTAGGTCTTTCTGGTATCGATCGAGCTTTCTACACGATGCAAGCGGGTAATGAACTCACATATGCCAAGGTGATAACAAAAATGGCCACATTCGACGAGAATACTAATGGCACCCATCGCCACACTTGGATGTCCCATGAAGGAAACCCAGACGAGCTAGTTTACTTCCCGTCGAGCACCTACGGCATCGACGCTAATCGTACATTTGAATACGCCGGCCTGGTGGTCTTCAGCGATTTCGCTCTGCCTCGACGACCGGGCTTCTGTAACGCCACTTTAGGCTGGGGAGAATGTCTTAACGGAAGGTGCTATCGATTGAGCAAGAGATGCGACTTCGTTCGGGATTGCGAAGATGGCACCGATGAATCTGGTTGCAGTTACGACAACGGTACAGAACTAACGAACTTCCGAAAGTTCCGTTTCAACAGAATTCAAAGGCAGTACGAGAACGTTTGGCTCTGGAGAGACGTGAACATCGGTCCCCATGGCCGATACATATTCAATATTCCAGTGCCTGCTAGGCCCGTACACTGGATGATCTCTGCGTTCTCCATGAGTCCTTCCCTAGGATTTGGCATGATCAACAAAGCTATAGAG tacaTCGGCGTCCTTCCATTCTTCATCAATGTGGAAATGCCGAACATTTGCATGCAAGGCGAACAAGTGGGTATTCGAGTCACAGTTTTTAACTACATGACTGACAACATTGAAGCTACTGTAGTTCTGAATGGATCTCCTGATTACAAGTTCGTACATGTTGAAGAAAATGGTATTGTACGTGCTTACAATCCTCGAACATCATTTGGAGAGCACCAATTCTTCGTCTATATAAAg GCTCAAGATACGACTATTGTATACATTCCAATTGTACCAACTAGATTAGGAGACATTGAAGTAACATTGCATGCTTCTACATTGATTGGAAAGGATCAAGTAACTAGGAAATTGCACGTGGAA tCTGATGGTTTGCCACAATACAGACACCAGTCTATGCTTTTGGACTTGAGTAACCGTGCATACGCCTTCCAGTACATGCACGTCAACGTAACTGAAACTCCAATTATTTCATACGAGTACGATCGTTACTATGTGTATGGATCAAACAAGGCACGAATTTCAATTGTGGGCGACGTCGTGGGACCCATTTTTCCCACGATGCCCGTAAATGCAACATCACTCCTTTATTTACCAATGGATTCTGCCGAACAAAATATGTTCTCATTTGCAGCCATCATGTACACTACGTTGTATATGAGGTACACCCAACAAAGGAACAGAACATTACATAAGGAGGCGTTTTATAACATGAACTTGTACTACCAGAGACAGTTGTCATTCATGCAGCCAGACGGATCTTTCAGTACCTTTAGAAGCGATTG gCGACAATCGTCCTCTTCAGTTTGGTTGACTGCCTATTGTGCTAGAATTTTCCAAGAAGCCAGTTTTTATGAATgggaaaattacatttatattgatCCTGTTGTTATTGAAAAAGCTGTCAATTGGGTGTTGCAGCATCAAACTAATGAAGGGTCTTTCTACGAACCTGGTTGGTTACCAGATAGAAAGTACAACTCCTCAATGAACATAGAACATGACACTATCAGACACAGGAACATTACGTTAACAGCACACGTTCTCATTACTTTGGAGTCTGTGAAAGATTTAACAA gTGGTCTGAGTTCACGTGTGGCCATCGCCTCGATACGCGCAATTCAGTGGCTCGAACGAAATATGGAACTAATCAAGAATAAAGGTAAACCCTTCGACATCGCCATTGTTGCCTACGCACTGATGAAAACCAAAGCTGCCATTGCTGAAGCTGCCTTCCTGGAATTGTCTCGTAACGCTAGACTAGAAGGTGGCCTTATGTACTGGGGTAGACAACAAGTACCTCAGCCACCGTATAAGATCGAAAATCAAAAACCTTTCCTGTTACCCAGACTTCCATACGAATATGACTCCGAAAACATCGAAGCCACTGCCTACGGCTTGATGGTATATGTTGCCCGCCAGGAAATTTACGTGGATAACATTGTTAGATGGTTGAACACCCAACGTTTAACGGACGGTGGATGGGCCTCTACTTCAGACACCGCCAACGCAATGAAAGCCCTCATTGAATACACTTCAGCTCAACGTATTCGTGATATATCGAGTTTGTCTGTGACCATCGAAGCCACCTCTTTGCCTGGAAAAACACAAACAATGTATGTAAACGACAAAAACAGAGCGAGATTGCAGTACATCGATATTCCTAATGCATGGGGTACAGTGAAAGTGCAGGCCAAGGGCACAGGTTATGCCATTTTGCAAATGTCGGTGCAATACAATGTGGATATAGAGAAATTCCAGACCAAGCCTCCGGTACCATCATTCGATTTGAGGACTAAACAATACTTCTACGGAAGAAATCAGTCTCATATCACTTATGTTAGTTGTCAAAg ATGGACACATATTAATGAGTCGGAAAGGTCTGGGCTGACTGTACTAGATGTAACTATTCCCACTGGTTATATTATCCAACAACAAGATTTGGATGAGTACATTTTGTCAAGATCAGTGAGGAATTTACAAAGAGCTAAATATTCTGAAAGAAaagttttattctattttgattat